A window of Syntrophales bacterium genomic DNA:
GCCGGCAAGGCCCGCCTTGCCGCGTTCCTGGACGGAATTGGTCCGCTCCTGGACGTGGCCGGGGTGGATGGGGCGGCCCTGGACGCCCGCATGGCGGCGGCCGGGGATCCGGCCGTGGCGATCTCCTATGTCGCCGGGGACGGGACGAAGGGCCAGGTGCCGAACGCCGTCCAGCAGAGCGTGCCCTCCTGGATCGTCTTCGCCGTTTTCTTCATCGTGCTGCCCATCGGGAACGCCTTCATCGGCGAGCGGAACCAGGGCACCTTTTCCCGCCTCGCCGGGATGAACGTTTCGCTCGGGCTGCTCCTCATGGGAAAGACGGTTCCCTATTTCCTGGTGAACCAGATCCAGGTGGCGGCCATGCTGGCCGTCGGGGTCTGGGTCGTTCCCCTCCTGGGCGGTTCCGCCCTGACCCTGGGGAATTCTCCGGCGGGACTGGCCCTGCTGTCGGCAAGCCTCAGCCTGTGTGCCATCGCCATGGCCCTCCTGGTCGCCGCTCTCAGCCGGACCCCGGAGCAGTCCAGCACGGTCGGGGGGATTCTGAACCTGCTCCTGGGGGCCATGGGCGGCGTCATGGTTCCCGTCTTCGTGATGCCCCCCGTTCTTCAGACGCTGTCGAGCCTGTCCCCCATGTCCTGGGGCCTCCAGGGCTACCTGGACCTCTTCCTCCGCGACGGGGGGGTACGGGACGTGCTGCCCGAGGCGGCGCTCCTTATGACCGGCGCGGCGATGCTCCTGGGGGCGGCCTTTGCCGTTCTCCGGAGTCAGGCCCGGCAGGGCGGGGTCGCGTGAACAGGGATGCGGCGGGATCGGCATGCTCCGGCCGCGGCATGGTAACGGCAACCAAATACTATGGATACAGAAGGAATGTGTGAATGAAAGGATCCCTGGACGAGACCTTCAAGCGGGAACTCAAGGAACTGATCATCGAGGAGTGCGACCTGGCGGACCGCTTCCGACCCGGGGACATCCGGGACGACGAGCCCCTCTTCGGGCGGGATTCCCGCATCGGCCTGGATTCCATCGACGCCCTGCAGATCTC
This region includes:
- a CDS encoding ABC transporter permease gives rise to the protein MNRIVAILRKEFLILGRDRVSLLVLFFLPAVFILIMSLAMGELFSAHSRVRIPVLVVNGDEGTRGSAVVEILRQAGPFEIRTGAVGTDPEEVKRLLKSGDVRFACLIRKDFSATVSAREGEEASGSIHVIMDPTIHRQAQELFRMAVLGAAGKARLAAFLDGIGPLLDVAGVDGAALDARMAAAGDPAVAISYVAGDGTKGQVPNAVQQSVPSWIVFAVFFIVLPIGNAFIGERNQGTFSRLAGMNVSLGLLLMGKTVPYFLVNQIQVAAMLAVGVWVVPLLGGSALTLGNSPAGLALLSASLSLCAIAMALLVAALSRTPEQSSTVGGILNLLLGAMGGVMVPVFVMPPVLQTLSSLSPMSWGLQGYLDLFLRDGGVRDVLPEAALLMTGAAMLLGAAFAVLRSQARQGGVA
- a CDS encoding phosphopantetheine-binding protein; its protein translation is MKGSLDETFKRELKELIIEECDLADRFRPGDIRDDEPLFGRDSRIGLDSIDALQISIAVQRYNVNITDSKVMRRVMTSINAFADYLRPE